A stretch of Nitrospiraceae bacterium DNA encodes these proteins:
- the ftsY gene encoding signal recognition particle-docking protein FtsY: MKWVERLQKGLAKTRQTVQKSLRRLGRGHLDPVALEDVESSLLEADVGIHTVERFLEMLKDKTRLFSGTDPTAVLHTLLTDILRKGETEPLEQLIRRGPRPFVILIIGINGVGKTTTIAKLGHRLKQQGLHTLFVAGDTFRAAAIEQLDIWGKRTGIEVIKQKQGSDPAAVVFDGMVAAKARNVDVVLIDTAGRLHTKINLMDELKKIKRIIAREMPDAPHETLLVLDGTLGQNAIAQARQFHESLGVTGLALTKLDGTAKGGVVVAIVDELNLPIRLIGVGEGEADLQDFHASAFVEALLPAENPED, translated from the coding sequence ATGAAATGGGTTGAACGTCTTCAGAAGGGGTTAGCAAAAACACGTCAGACCGTGCAAAAGTCATTACGTCGCCTGGGGCGGGGGCACCTGGATCCCGTCGCCCTGGAAGATGTCGAATCCAGTCTCCTGGAAGCCGATGTCGGCATACACACGGTCGAGCGGTTTCTTGAGATGCTGAAAGATAAAACACGGTTATTCAGTGGGACTGATCCAACAGCGGTCCTCCATACTCTCCTGACGGACATTCTCCGAAAGGGCGAGACCGAACCGCTGGAACAACTTATTCGACGCGGCCCTCGTCCATTTGTGATCTTGATCATCGGCATCAACGGTGTCGGCAAAACCACGACCATTGCCAAACTCGGGCATCGCTTGAAGCAACAAGGATTACACACACTCTTTGTCGCCGGCGACACTTTCCGGGCTGCTGCGATTGAACAATTGGACATTTGGGGAAAGCGCACGGGTATCGAAGTGATTAAGCAGAAGCAGGGCTCCGATCCTGCCGCCGTGGTGTTTGATGGCATGGTCGCGGCGAAAGCTCGAAATGTGGACGTCGTCCTCATTGATACCGCCGGTCGTCTGCACACCAAAATTAATTTGATGGATGAGTTGAAAAAGATCAAACGAATTATTGCACGGGAAATGCCTGACGCCCCACATGAAACTCTCCTTGTCCTGGATGGCACGCTGGGGCAGAATGCTATTGCACAGGCCCGACAATTCCATGAGTCACTCGGCGTCACGGGCTTAGCCTTGACCAAACTGGATGGAACCGCAAAAGGCGGAGTGGTCGTGGCGATCGTCGACGAACTCAATCTTCCCATTCGTTTGATAGGTGTAGGGGAAGGGGAAGCGGACCTTCAGGATTTTCACGCTTCAGCATTTGTCGAGGCCTTGCTCCCGGCAGAAAATCCAGAGGACTGA
- the ybeY gene encoding rRNA maturation RNase YbeY produces the protein MAVWLRSHLRRVSVRPRTVCRLTQAVLQQAGYPSANLSLTFVGKTRMRTLNRTYRQRDYATDVLAFPMQDGLQSPLAFVGDVVICIPVALAQAPRFGNTADKEILRLLIHGTLHLLGYDHETTDREAKRMKRKERTIFGRLSSPALRLLA, from the coding sequence ATGGCTGTGTGGCTCCGTTCTCACCTCCGACGAGTATCCGTTCGTCCCCGAACTGTGTGCCGCCTGACCCAAGCCGTGTTACAACAGGCAGGGTATCCTTCAGCTAATCTGAGTCTCACCTTTGTCGGCAAGACCCGCATGCGGACACTCAACCGGACCTACCGGCAGCGGGACTATGCGACCGATGTGCTAGCCTTCCCCATGCAGGATGGCTTACAGTCGCCACTGGCATTCGTGGGAGATGTCGTGATTTGTATTCCCGTGGCACTGGCTCAAGCTCCACGCTTTGGCAATACCGCCGATAAAGAAATCCTGCGTTTACTCATTCATGGTACCCTTCATTTGCTGGGGTATGACCATGAAACAACCGATCGGGAAGCCAAACGGATGAAGCGAAAAGAACGCACGATCTTCGGTCGCCTTTCTTCGCCGGCACTCCGTCTTCTTGCATAA